CTGCTGCCCCGAGCCCTGCCGCTGCTGCGCGAGCGCTTCCCCAAGCTGAAGCTGTTCCTGCGCGAGGACCTGACCCAGCGGCTGATCGCGCAGCTCAAGGCGGGGCGCCTCGACGCCGCGCTGATCGCCCTGCCGTTCGACATGTCGGGGCTGGAGTGGGCGCACGTCGCCGACGACGAGCTGCTCGCCGCCCTGCCGGCGAACCATCCGCTCGCCGCCCTGAAGGCCGCCTCGCCCGAGGCGCTGGCGGAGGAGAACCTGATCCTGCTCGAAGACGGCCACTGCCTGCGCGAGCATGCGCTGTCGGCCTGCCGGCTGAGCCCGCCGCGCGACGGCGGCAATGAGGAGGCCTTCGCCGCCACCTCCCTGCCCACCCTGGTGCAGATGGTGGGCTCGGGCCTGGGCGTGACCTTCATTCCCCGGATGGCGGTGGCCGCCGGGCTGACCGAGGCGGCGCCGGTCGCCGTGCGGCCGATCACCGCCGATCACCCCGAGCGCGAGATCGTCGTCGCCTGGCGCGCCGGCTCGAACCGCCGGGCGGAGGGCCGGCTGCTGGCCGACATGCTGAAGGAGGCCTGAGGCCCCCCCCCTTCAGTCCATCAGCCGCTGGGCCAGGTAGACGTAGTGCCGCGCCCAACGCCGGGCGTTCAGCTCGGGATCGGCGTCGTTGGCGTGCCCGCCGAAGGTCTGCTCGTAGTAGAGGTAGGGGACCCCCAGCTCGGCGAGGCGCGCGGCGTACTTGCGCGCGTGGCCCGGATGGACCCGGTCGTCGCGGGTGTTCGTGGTGATGTAGGCCAGCGGGTAGCGCACGCCCGGCTTCAGGTTCTGGTAGCCGGAGTATTTCGCGATGAACGCGCGGTCCTCGGCCACGTCGGGATCGCCGTACTCGCCGACCCAGGACGCCCCGGCCGAGAGCTTGTGGTAGCGCAGCATGTCGACCAGCGGGCTCTCGACGACGACGGCGTTCCACAGCTCGGGATGCTGGGTCATGGACACGGTGGTCAGCACCCCGCCGTTGGAGCGGCCGTAGATGCCGAGCCTGCGCGCCGAGGTGATCTTGCGTGCGAACAGGTCGCGGGCCACGGCGGCGAAGTCGTCGAAGGCGAGCTGGCGCTTCTCGCGCAGCACCGCCTGGTGCCAGGCGGGTCCGAACTCGCCGCCGCCGCGGATGTTGGCGATGACGTAGGCGCCGCCCCGCTCCATCCACAGCTTGCCGGCCTCGGGCATGTAGATGGGCGGCTTGGCGACCTCGAAGCCGCCGTAGCCGTACATCAGGGTGGGCAGGGAGCCGTCCAGCTTCGCCGCCTTCGGGCGCACGATGAAGTAGGGGATCTTCGCGCCGTCGGAGGAGGTCGCCCAGAACTGCTCCACGACGTGGGTCGAGGCGTCGAAACGGGGCGGCAGGGTTTTCACCTGCTGCGCCGTCCCGCTCGCGGCGTCGGCGAGCCAGAGGCTGGTGGGGGTCAGGAAGCCCTCGACCGTGACGAACAGGGCGTCGTCCTTCCCGGAGGTGTCCACCAGGGTGATGTTGGCGTCCTTCGGCAGCGGCAGGCGCCGGGCGGTCCAGCGGCCGTCCGCGAAGTCGTAGGCGTCGACCGCGCCCTTCACGTCCTCGAGCAGCGTCACCACCAGCTTCCCGTCGGTGGCCGAGACCTGCTGCACCGCCTGGCGCGGGCCGGGCTGGAAGACGAGCGTCGGGCGCGCGCCGGCGGGGTCGGCCTTCAGGGCCGCCAGGTCGTAGGCGACGAGGGCGCCGGGCTGGAAGCCGCCCCAGGCCTCCTGCAGGCTGAACACCACCTGGCCGTCCACATAGGCCTCCTCCTGCGCCTTCTTCGGCAGCTGGATGCGGACGAGGCCCCGATCAGTGACGAGGCTGAACTCGGACTCGAAGAACGACAGGCCCCGCTGGACCACCAGGCCGTCGGCCCGGCCGCCCTCGCCGTAGAGCACGGCGGGCTGGGCCCAGACGTCAGCCTTCTGGCCGCGGAAGACCTCGCGCGCCGTCCCGTCGCGGGCGACCGTCTTCAGCACATAGGGATAGCCGGACTGGGTGACCTCGCCGGGGGTCCATTCGCGGCCGACGACCAGCGTGTGGCGGTCGATCCACTGGACGTACTGCTTGCCCTCGGCGAAGCGGAAGCCGCCCTCCACGAACCGTCGGGTGCGGGTGTCGAACTCGCGCAGTTCGACCGCGTCGCCGCCGCCGTCGGAGAGGCGGACGAGGCAGGTCGTCTCCTCGGGCTTCAGGCACACCGCGCCCTTGAAGAACCAGCGCCGGCCCTCGGTCTTGGCCAGGGCGTCCATGTCGATCAGCGTCTCCCAGGCAGGCTGGGCGGCGCCGTACGAGGCCCGGGTCGTATGCCGCCACAGGCCGTGCGGGTGCTCGGCGTCCTGCCACAGGTTGTCGATCCCGCCGGCCCGGAAGCCCGGCGTGGGGATGCGGTCCTTGGCGGTGAAGATGGCGCGCGCCTCGGCCAGCATCGCCTGGTAACGGGGGTCCGTCTCCAGGACAGCTGCGGTCTTGGCGTTCTCGGCCTCGGCCCAGGCGAGCGCCCTGGGGCTTTCCACCTCCTCGAGCCACAGGTGCGGATCGTCTTGGGCCAGGGCGGGGGGAGCGAGGGCGGCGGGCGCGGAAATCGACAGGGCGGCGAGGGCGCAGGCGAGGCGTTTCATGGCCTCATCTAGCCGGGCCGCCACGGGCTTGTCTGCCCCTCCTCGCCGGCCGCCGTACGCCTGATTCGAAAAAGGCGGCCTGATTGGAACGCTTGATTAAGCCAACCTGGGAAATGCTGCAGGCTGGGGAGAGGCAATGTCGCCCAGTTTCAGTTACCACCGCCTCGCGTCGACCCGGGCCCGGGAACTGCCCATGCGGGTGGGCCTTGCGCTCATCATCGGCGCCGGGACCCTGTACCTGACGCAGAGCCCCTGGACCTTCGCCTGGCTGGCGGCGGTGGCGGCGACCCAGCTTCTCGACCTGCGGCTGACGGCGCCGATGCGCCGCGACCCCGATTTCGTCCCCGACCGCGCCCAGGAGCGGGTCTATCTCGCCTCGGTGACGCTGAACGTCCTCGTCTACTCCGCCATCACGCCGCTGTGCTGGCTGAAGGGCGGGCTGGAGGGCCACCTCTACGCCCTGCTGGTGCCGGCGGCGGGGTTGATCAACGTGGCGCTGCAGGCCCAGTCGGCGCCCAAGATGCTGTGGGCCGGCTGCACGCCGCACGCCCTCTACCTGGTCAGCCTGCCGGTGCTGTCGATCCTCGTGGAGCAGGACGCCGATGTCGCCGGCATGGCCTTCGTCGCCGTCGGCGCGAGCCTCTACCTGGCCCACCTGTTCATCGCCGTGCTGCGCAACCGCCAGGCGGCGGTGGCCCTGGACGAGGCGCTCGGCGAGGCCCAGGCGGCCCGGGCCAGGGCCCAGGAGGCGAGCGCCGCCAAGAGCGAGTTCCTGGCCACCATGAGCCACGAGATCCGCACACCGCTGAACGGGGTGCTGGGGATGGCCCAGGCCATGGCGCACGATCCGCTGCCCAGGCGCCAGCGCGAGCGGCTGGAGGTGATCCGCCAGTCGGGCGAGGTGCTGCTGGTGCTGCTGAACGACCTGCTCGACATTTCCAAGATCGAGGCCGCCAAGCTGGAGCTCGACCTTGCACCGCTGGATCTGCACGACCTTGCGGCCCAGGCGCAGGAGGCCTTCGCCCCGCTCGCCGCGTCGAAGGACCTCGAGCTCTCGGTGCGGGCCGCGCCCGAGCTCGCCGGCGCCTGGCGGGCGGACGCGACGCGGGTGCGGCAGATCCTCTACAACCTGCTCGCCAACGCCGTGAAGTTCACCGAGCGCGGGGCCGTGGCCGCCGATCTCTTCCTGGACGCGGCGGGCCAGGTCGTGCTGCGCGTCCGCGACACCGGACCGGGCGTCGCGCCCGAGCGGCTGGACGCCCTGTTCGAGCGTTTCGTGCAGGCCGAGGCCTCGACGACCCGCCGCTACGGCGGCTCGGGCCTGGGGCTGGCCATCTCCCGCGACCTCGCCCGGCTGATGGGGGGCGACATCGCCGCGCAGAGCACGCCCGGCGCAGGCTCGACCTTCACCGTCATCCTGCCGCTGGACCGCGCCGATGCGCCCGAGGTTGTGGGGCCGGCGGCCGCGCCGGCGGAGGTCGCCGCGATCCGGGTGCTGGTCGCCGAGGACAACGAGACGAACCAGCTGGTGCTGAAGACCCTGCTGGGCCAGCTCGGGGTCGAGGTCGAGATGACCGCCGACGGCCACGAGGCGGTCGAGGCCTGGCGGCAGGGGCCTTTCGACCTGATCCTGATGGACGTGCAGATGCCGGTGATGGACGGCCTCGCCGCCACCCGCCGCATCCGCGAGATCGAGGCGCAGACCGGCCGGGCGCGCACGCCGATCGTCGCCCTGACCGCCAACGCGATGTCGCACCACCTGGTCGAGTACGCGCAGGCCGGCATGGACGGCGTCACGGCCAAGCCGATCGAGCTCAGCCGGCTGGTGGAACAGATGAACGTCGCCCTGAGCGGCCGCCGCTCGGGTCCGGTGACGGGGGCCACCGCGGCCGCCTGACCAGGCGCCGAAGCGGCGAGGTGCAGCGCGCGCCGTTCTCGCCTATATGTCCGCGGCCATGGGACGTCCGTTCCTCAAGATGAACGGGCTCGGCAACGACTTCGTCGTGGTCGAGACCCGCTCCGCGCCGTTCGAACCGACGGCGGCGCAGGTGCGCGCGATCGCCGACCGCGCGACCGGGATCGGCTGCGACCAGCTGATCGCCGTCGACCCTGCCGAGGGCGCCGACGCCCACGTCCGCTTCTGGAACGCCGACGGCGAGGAGGTGGGGGCCTGCGGCAACGGCACGCGCTGCGTCGGCTGGCTGCTCATGCAGTCCAGCGGCAAGGACGAGGCGGTGATCGAGACGCGGGCGGGGCGCCTCGTCGCCACCCGCGCGGGCGAGCGGCTGGTCAGCGTCGACATGGGCCCGCCGCGGCTGGAGTGGAACGAGATCCCGCTCGCCGAGCCGCACGACACCCGCGCGCTGGACGTCGTCCTATACCACCACGCCGACCTGATGGCGCCGCCCGGCTGCGTCTCGATGGGCAACCCGCACGTGGTCTTCTTCGTGCCCGACGCCGAGCAGGCGCCGGCGGCCGAGGCCGGCCCCGCGATCGAAGGGCACCCGCTGTTCCCCGAGCACGTCAACGTCGGCTTCGCCCAGGTGAAGGCGCCGGACCGCATCCGCCTGCGGGTGTGGGAGCGCGGCGCGGGGCTGACGAAGGCCTGCGGCACCGGCGCCTGCGCGGCCATGGTGGCCGCCTCGCGCCGCGGCCTGATCGGCCGCCACGCGACGATGGAGCTGGACGGCGGCGAGCTGTTCGTCGAATGGCGCGCGGACGGCCACGTGATCATGACCGGCCCGGCGGCCGTCGACTTCCAGGGCGAGCTGCCGTGAGCGGCTTCGAGGCCCCCTCCGTCTCGACGCGTTCGCGCCGATCCACCTCCCCCCCTTCGCAGGGGAGGAGCGACGTCGACATCGTCACGTTCGGCTGCCGGCTGAACGCCTACGAGAGCGAGGTCATCCGCAAGCGGGCGGCCGAGGACGGCCTTTCGGACGCCATCGTGTTCAACACCTGTGCGGTGACGGGCGAGGCGGTGCGCCAGGCCCGGCAGGCGATCCGCAAGGCCCGCCGCGAGCGGCCGGGCGCGAAGGTGATCGTCACCGGCTGCGCGGCCCAGATCGATCCCGACGCCTTCGCCGCCATGGACGAGGTCGACCTGGTGCTCGGCAACGCCGAGAAGAGCCAGGCCGGGTCCTATGCGCCGACGGCCGAGGCCGGCCGCGTGCGCGTCAATGACATCATGAGCGTGCGCGAGACGGCGGGCCATCTCATCGACGGATTGAAAGACCGCGCGCGGGCCTATGTCGAGGTCCAGAACGGCTGTGACCACCGCTGCACCTTCTGCATCATCCCCTACGGCCGCGGGAACTCCCGCTCGGCGCCCGCCGGCGAGGTGGTCGAGCAGGTTCGCCGGCTGGCGGGCGAAGGCTACCAGGAGGTCGTGCTCACCGGCGTGGACGTGACGAGCTGGGGCGCCGACCTGCCGGGCGCCCCGACCCTGGGCCAGCTGGTCGGGCGAATCCTGAAGCTGGCGCCCGGGCTGCCGCGCCTGCGGCTGTCGTCCATCGACGCGGCCGAGATCGACGCCGACCTGCTGCGGCTCCTCGCCGAGGAGCCCCGGCTGATGCCCTACCTGCACCTCAGCCTTCAGGCAGGGGACGACATGATCCTGAAGCGCATGAAGCGCCGCCACAGCCGCGCCGACGCGCTGAGGCTCGTCGCCGACGTGCGCGCGGTGCGCCCCGACGTGGCCTTCGGCGCCGACCTGATCGCCGGTTTCCCGACCGAGACGGACGAGATGTTCGAGAACACCCTGCGGCTGGTGGAGGAGGCGGGACTCGCGTTCCTGCACGTCTTCCCCTTCAGCCCCAGGCCGGGCACGCCGGCGGCCCGGATGCCGCAACTGCCGCGCGAGGTGGTGAAGGCTCGCGCCGCCCGCCTGCGCGCCGCCGGCGAGGCCGCCCTGGACCGCCACCTGGAGGCCCAGGTCGGCCGGACGCTGCTGGGCCTCGTCGAGCGGCCCGGGTTCGCGCGCGCCGAGGACTTCACCGAGATCGCCTTCACCGGCGAGGCGGCGGAGGGGGCCGTCGTCGCCCTGGCGGTCACCGCACACGACGGCCGGCGGGCGATCGCCCGCGTTCAGGAGAGGGGCGCGGCATGAGCTGGACCGGCGGATGCCAGTGCGGGAAGGTCCGCTTCCGGGTGGAGGGCGAGCTGGGGCGCGCCAGCATCTGCCACTGCCGCATGTGCCAGAAGGCGACCGGCGGCCCGTTCGGCGCGTTCGTGGGCGTGGACCGGGACCGGCTGACCTGGACGGGGGAGGAACCCGCCCGCTTCCAGAGCTCCAACCTCGTGCGCCGGGGCTTCTGCCCATCGTGCGGGACGCCGCTGACCTTCGAGACGGCCAAGAGCATCGACCTGACCATCTTCGCCTTCGACCGCGCCGCCGAGATCGCGCCGACCGTGCAGCTGGAGCCCGAGAGCTCGCCGGGGTGGATGGCGCACATCGCCGAGCTGGAGGTCGAGCGCCCGCCGCCCGGCTACTACGAGCGGATCCAGAACTACCAGCACCCCGACCGCGACGACTGATCAGTCCTCGGGTTCCGGCGGCGGCCGGCCGGGGAAGCCCGGCATCTTCCAGCCGAACAGGATCGCCCCCGCCCGCAGCGACAGCGCGACGGCGAAGCCCGCCCCCGCCGCCGCCATCGGCAGCACGTCCAGGGCGTACAGCCCCGCGAAGGTGGAGGCGCCGGCGAGCGCAGGGGTGACGTAGAGCTCGCGCCGCAGCAGCACCGACGGCTCCTGGGCCAGCACGTCGCGCAGGACGCCGCCGAAGGTGGCCGTCAGCACGCCCATGACGATGGCCGCCAGAGGCGGCACGCCCAGCGAGGCGGCCTTCAGGGCCCCCACCACCGAGTAGCCGGCCATGCCCAGCGCATCGAGCCACAGCAGCAGCCGCCCGCGTCCGCGCCCGCCGCCGAAGACCCACACCGCCAGGGCGGCGGCCAGGCACGCGACGAGGAAGCTCGGCTTCAGCACCCAGAACACCGGGGCGTCGATCAGCAGGTCGCGCAGCGTGCCGCCGCCCACGCCGGTGACGGCGGCGAAGAAGCCGAAGGTGATGATGTCGTGCTTGCGCCGGGCGGCCGCGAGCGCGCCGGTCGCGCCGAACACGGCCACGGCGGCGTAGTCGAGGGCGGCGAGGGTTGCAGCGAGACCTTCCATCGCCCCTCTCATGCGGCCGCAGGTGACGCGCGGCAAGCTCCCGGCTAGAAGCCCAACCCATGTCAGAACCCAAACGCGGCTGGTTCCAGCGCCTCACACAGGGGCTCACCAAGTCGTCGAAGCAGATGGGCGACCAGATCGCCTCTGTGTTCACGGCCAAGGAGCCGCTCGACCAGGCCAAGCTGGACGAGCTGGAGGAGATGCTGATCGAGGCCGACCTCGGCCCGCATTCCGCCGCCCGCATCACCGCCCGCTTCGCCGAGGAGAAGTTCGGCAAGGACGTCGGCGAGGAGGAGATCAAGGAGGCGCTCGCCCAGGCGATCGGCGACGAGCTGTCGAGCCGCCAGGGCGGCTTCGACCCGCTGTCGGGCCCCAGGCCCTACGTCGTCCTGTTCATCGGCGTGAACGGCTCGGGCAAGACCACCACGCTCGGCAAGATCGCGGCCGACCTGCGCAGCCGGGGCGCCAAGGTCCTCATCGTCGCCGGTGACACCTTCCGCGCCGCCGCCGTCGAACAGCTCAAGGTCTGGGCCGAGCGGGCGGGCGCCGACTTCATGGGCCGCCCGACCGGGTCCGACGCCGCGGGCCTGGCCTTCGACGCCGTGCAGCGGGCGAAGGCCGAGGGCTACGACGTCGTGCTGATCGACACCGCCGGGCGGCTGCAGAACAAGCAGGGGCTGATGGACGAGCTCCTGAAGATCATCCGGGTGGTCAAGAAGCTGGACCCCGAGGCGCCGCACGAGACCCTGCTGGTCCTCGACGCCACGGTGGGGCGCAACGCGCTGAACCAGGAGAACATCTTCGGCAACCAGATCGGCGTCTCGGGCATCGTCATGACCAAGCTGGACGGCACCGCCCGCGGCGGCGTGCTGGTGCCGGTCGCCCAGGCCTCGGACAGCCCCATCAAGCTGATCGGCGTGGGCGAGGGGATCGACGACCTGCAGCCCTTCGACGCCCGCGCCTTCGCCCGCTCCCTCGTAGGCCTCGCGGAGCCCGTCCGATGAACCAGCGCACGCGGGACTGGATCCGCTATTTCGTCGACTACTCGGCGCTCGTCGTGTTCCTCGTCGCCTACTTCATGACCGGCAAGGACATCACGGTCGCCACCTGGGCCCTGGTGGTGGGTTCGGGGATCGCGCTGGTCGTCGGCCTGGCGGTGGAGCGGCGGATCGCGCCCTTCCCCCTTATCGCCTGCGCCGCTGGCCTGGTGTTCGGCGGGCTGGCGCTGTTCTTCCACGACCCGCGGCTCCTGAAGATCAAGCCGACCATCATGAACGGGATCTTCGGCCTGGTGCTGACGGTCGGCCTCTTCATGGGCAAGCACCCGCTCAAGCTGCTGCTGGGCGAGGCGTTCCAGATGCCCGAGCCCGCCTGGCGGCGGCTGACCATCAACTATGCGCTGTTCTTCTTCGCCCTGGCGGGGCTGAACGAATTCGTCTGGCGGACCCAGGCCGAGGAGGTCTGGGTGGTGTTCCGCTTCCCCGGCTTGATGATCCTCACGCTGGTCTTTTCGATCGCCCACGCCCCGCTGCTGATGAAGTACGTGCGCGCCGACGAGCTGCCGCCGCCGCCGACGGAGTAAGGTTCGGGGGACGGGATCGTCCGTCGTCAAACCGTCGCAGAGAGCGGCTAAGTCTTGCCGCCGTCCAAGCCAGTTGGGGGACGGTGACGACCATGGCCAAAGGCAAGGCGCGTGCGAAGGCCGGCGTGGCCGCCCTCGACGGCTCGCCCAGTCATCTGCTGCATCGGGCGCTGCAGCGGGCGCTCGACGAATACGCCGCCGAGTTCGGCGCCGGCGCGATCACCCAGCGCCAGTACGCGGTCCTGGCGGCGGTCGCCGCCCAGGAGGGGGCGACCCAAACCGACCTCGTCCGCGCCACCGGCATCGACCGCTCGACCCTCGCCGACATGGCCGCCCGGATGATCGCGAAGGGCCTGCTGGCCCGGGAGCGCTCGACCGCCGACGCCCGCGCCAACGCCGTGCGCCTGACGCCCGAGGGCCAGGCCGCCCTGGCCGAGGCCCAGCCGAAGATGGCCGCGGTGGACGGCCGGCTGCTGAAGCTGATCCCCGGCCGCACGCGCCGCGAGGCCTTCGTCCGGCTGCTGAAGGACCTGGCGGGCGTTGGCGAGCCCCAGGGCAAGACCGAGGCCGAGGCCAAGCCGGCCAAGAAGCCCAGGGCGGACAAGGCCGCGAAGCCCGAGTCGAAAAAGAAGAAGAAGCTGAAGAAGGCGGCCTGAAACGGCCGATCCGTCCGGCGGCCGCCTACGCCGACGGGCGGGGCATCACCACGTCCGTGGGCCGCAGGTGCGGCGTGCGCAGGCGTTCATAGCCGGCCTCGGGCAGGGTCCGCATGATGATGTCGAGCATCGTCCCGCCGTCCGCCGTGATGGGCGGCGGTTCGCCGTAGAGCGCGCGCCACAAGGCCGCGGCCTCCTCGTAGATCCGGTCTTCCCGTCCCATCGCTCGTCTTACGAAACGCATTCAACAAATGACGAAACACGCGGAGCCGACCCGCGTTCCGCGCGGAATATGGTTAATTTTGCGTAGTTTAGGTGGAGCTGAAGCTCAGACGCGGATGTCCAGCAGCGAGCCGGGGCGCAGGATCCGCTGCGGCGCCTCGGCGCCGGGATCGGGCGTGCGGGAGGGGGCCTGCGGCGGGGGTTCGGCCGGCCGCGGGGCGGCGGCGGCGGCGGGCGCCTGAGCCTGACCCAGGGCGGCGGCGAAGAACGCCCGCTGGGCGGCCTGGCGCGCGGGATCCAGGCCGTGCGACTGGGGCGCGGCGGGTGGCGGCAGGTTCGGTCGGATCGTGGTCACGGGCGGAAGGCCGGACATGGTTAACAGGGACGCTCCCTGGGTGCCCGCGTCCGCCTCAAGAAGTGGTTAACGCGCCCGGCCGCGCACCTCATCAGCGCGCCCTTCTCAGCGGGCCTGGGCCGCAAGCCTCCGGGCGTCGGCCTCGGTGAGGGGGCCGGTGTGCTTGGCCAGGATCATGCCGTCGCGGCCCACGACATAGGTCTCGGGCACGCCGGTGACGCCGAACTCGACGCCCGCGCGCCCGTCGCGGTCCACCAGCACCTCCGCGTAGGGATCGCCGAGGCGGTCCAGGAAGGCCTGGCTGTTCTGGGGCGCGTCCTTGTAGGCGATGCCGACCACCCGCACCGGCTGGCCCTTCAGGCCCATCAGCACCGGGTGCTCGATCTCGCAGGGGGCGCACCAGGAGGCGAAGAAGTTGACGATCATCGGTCCTTCCGACGCCATCTCGCGCAGGGAAACCGGCTGGCCCTCGGCGAGCGTCGGCAGGCTGACCGTCGGTACGGGTTTGCCCACCAGCGCCTGCGGCTGGATCTGCGGATTGCGGTTGAGGGCGTAGAGGCCGAACAGCAGCCCCAGGGCGACCAGGGCGGCGAGCGGGATCCAGGCCAGCCAGCGGCTCATTTGCGGGCGCGCTCCTCGTAGCGGCGCTTCCAGCGGCGGGCGTGGGCCAGCGCCTCCCACACCATGCCGGCGAAGGCCAGGCCAGTCACGACGAAGGCGGGCCAGATGTAGGCGGCGTAGTCGGGCAGGGTCTCAGGCAGCGTCTGCGGCATCGGCTCAGCCCCGCGCCTGCCGCAGCGCCGCGGCCTCGGCCCGCCGGCGCCACACCTCGCCGCGGATCCGCACCAGCCACAGCGAGCCGAAGGCCGACAGATAGGAAAGGCTCATCAGCAGCAGCGGCGTCAGGTAGACGGCGGGCAGGGCGGGACCGCCCTCGGCGAAGAGGGTCGAGCCCTGGTGCAGGGTGTTCCACCACTCCACGCTGTACTTGATGACCGGCAGGTTCACCGCGCCCACCAGCGCCAGGATGGCGGCTGCGCGCCCGGCCTTGGCCTCGTCGTCGATCGCCGCGCGCAGGGCCATGTAGGCGAGGTACAGCAGGAACAGCACCAGCACCGAGGTCAGCCGGGCGTCCCAGACCCACCAGGCGCCCCACATCGGCCGGCCCCAGAGCGCGCCGGTGACCAGGGCCAGGAAGGTGAAGCCCGCGCCGAGCGGCGCCGCGGCCTGGGCGGCCGCGTCGGCCAGGACGTGCCGGAACACCAGCGACAGGAAGCTCGCCACCGCCAGGCAGACGTAGGCGAACATCGAGATCTGCGCCGCCGGCACGTGGATGAACATGATCCGGACGGTCAGGCCCTGCTGGTAGTCGGGCGGGGCGGCGAAGCCCAGCCACAGGCCGGCGGCCGCCAGCGCGGCGGCGAGCAAGCCGAACAGCGGCGCGGCCCAGCGCGAGAACGCCATGAAGCGCTCGGGATTGGCCAGGAAGGCGGGGGCCGGGATCATGGCCGATCCGCTTAAGGCCCGGCGGCCCGACCCGCAAGCGGTCCCGGGCGCAGGCCCCTACGCGCCTCTCCCTACATCGGCGGCGGCGGGGGTCCCGGCGGGCCCGGCGGCTTGGGCGGCATCGGGGGCCTGGGCGGCTTCGGTGGGGCGTCGAGGTGCGCCATGTGCGGGATCATCATCGGGCCCAGGCCCGGGCCCACCATCATCAGCATGGGCATGGCGTCGAAGGCCTTCCTCTGCTTTGCGTCGAGCTGGGCGTAGAACGCGCGGGTGGCGTCGATCCGCGCCTTCATCGCCTTCTGCTGCTCGGCCATCCTGGCCTCCATCTCGGAGAGGCGCTCCAGCGTCGTCTTGCCGCTGTCGTGCTCGAACCGCACCATCTCGTGGCGGGCGTGCTCGCGCCGGGTGGCCTCGAGGAAGGCCTTCAGCGCCGGCTCCTGGTCGGGACGCAGCTGCAGGACGTCCTTCAGGTGCTCGGTCCGGTCGCCGCGGCGGATCACCACGTCGCCGTCGCCGACGCGCGTGATGTGGACATGGCGCTCGGCGCGAGCGTCGTTCTTGCCATGCGCCTCGTGCGGATGGGCGGAGGCCGGCCCGGCCGCCGCCAGGGCGGCCAGCGCGGCTCCCGCAAGGAACCAGTGAGGGGTCTTCGGCATCGCCTTTTCGTCTCCCGTGGCAGGCGTCTGAGGGGCCAAGCTCAGCCGTCAGGATGGGGCGAAAAAGCGGCGTTCGGCATGAAGCTTTGTTCATGTGCCAGCGGCCCCGCGAAGCGGCATACGGTCGAGCTTTGATGTGGAGATCCCGATGCTCGCAGCCCTGCTGCTCGCGGCCGCCGTGGCCGCCCCTGCCCCTGCCCCAGATGCGGCGCCCGACCCGGCCGCCGTGCGGGCGATCGAGGCGGTGGCCTACGACTATGTGGACGGCCAGCTGGAGGGCGATCCGGCGCGCGTCGCCCGCGCCCTGCATCCCGACCTCGCCAAACGGGCGGTCGAGACCAACCCCGACGAGGTCTACGCCCTGCGCCGGATGTCGAAGGAGGAGCTGGTCGAGCTCACCCGCCAGGGCGTTCTGAAGACCCCGAAGGACCAGTGGAGCCGTTCGGTGAAGGTGCTGGACGTGGCGGGCGAGGTGGCGGTGGCCCGGGTCGAGACGCCCTGGTTCATCGACTACTTCCACCTCGGCCGGTTCGGCGAGCGGTGGGTGATCGTCAACGCCATGTGGCA
The Phenylobacterium zucineum HLK1 genome window above contains:
- a CDS encoding prolyl oligopeptidase family serine peptidase, with amino-acid sequence MKRLACALAALSISAPAALAPPALAQDDPHLWLEEVESPRALAWAEAENAKTAAVLETDPRYQAMLAEARAIFTAKDRIPTPGFRAGGIDNLWQDAEHPHGLWRHTTRASYGAAQPAWETLIDMDALAKTEGRRWFFKGAVCLKPEETTCLVRLSDGGGDAVELREFDTRTRRFVEGGFRFAEGKQYVQWIDRHTLVVGREWTPGEVTQSGYPYVLKTVARDGTAREVFRGQKADVWAQPAVLYGEGGRADGLVVQRGLSFFESEFSLVTDRGLVRIQLPKKAQEEAYVDGQVVFSLQEAWGGFQPGALVAYDLAALKADPAGARPTLVFQPGPRQAVQQVSATDGKLVVTLLEDVKGAVDAYDFADGRWTARRLPLPKDANITLVDTSGKDDALFVTVEGFLTPTSLWLADAASGTAQQVKTLPPRFDASTHVVEQFWATSSDGAKIPYFIVRPKAAKLDGSLPTLMYGYGGFEVAKPPIYMPEAGKLWMERGGAYVIANIRGGGEFGPAWHQAVLREKRQLAFDDFAAVARDLFARKITSARRLGIYGRSNGGVLTTVSMTQHPELWNAVVVESPLVDMLRYHKLSAGASWVGEYGDPDVAEDRAFIAKYSGYQNLKPGVRYPLAYITTNTRDDRVHPGHARKYAARLAELGVPYLYYEQTFGGHANDADPELNARRWARHYVYLAQRLMD
- a CDS encoding ATP-binding protein encodes the protein MRVGLALIIGAGTLYLTQSPWTFAWLAAVAATQLLDLRLTAPMRRDPDFVPDRAQERVYLASVTLNVLVYSAITPLCWLKGGLEGHLYALLVPAAGLINVALQAQSAPKMLWAGCTPHALYLVSLPVLSILVEQDADVAGMAFVAVGASLYLAHLFIAVLRNRQAAVALDEALGEAQAARARAQEASAAKSEFLATMSHEIRTPLNGVLGMAQAMAHDPLPRRQRERLEVIRQSGEVLLVLLNDLLDISKIEAAKLELDLAPLDLHDLAAQAQEAFAPLAASKDLELSVRAAPELAGAWRADATRVRQILYNLLANAVKFTERGAVAADLFLDAAGQVVLRVRDTGPGVAPERLDALFERFVQAEASTTRRYGGSGLGLAISRDLARLMGGDIAAQSTPGAGSTFTVILPLDRADAPEVVGPAAAPAEVAAIRVLVAEDNETNQLVLKTLLGQLGVEVEMTADGHEAVEAWRQGPFDLILMDVQMPVMDGLAATRRIREIEAQTGRARTPIVALTANAMSHHLVEYAQAGMDGVTAKPIELSRLVEQMNVALSGRRSGPVTGATAAA
- a CDS encoding hydrogen peroxide-inducible genes activator produces the protein MLPTIRQLQYLKLLAEHGAFGRAAEAAHVTQPTLSAGIQELERTLGAPVVDRARSGVILTPVGEEALRRATVILNEAEELVEAAKNAGQPLTGRFRLGVIPTIAPFLLPRALPLLRERFPKLKLFLREDLTQRLIAQLKAGRLDAALIALPFDMSGLEWAHVADDELLAALPANHPLAALKAASPEALAEENLILLEDGHCLREHALSACRLSPPRDGGNEEAFAATSLPTLVQMVGSGLGVTFIPRMAVAAGLTEAAPVAVRPITADHPEREIVVAWRAGSNRRAEGRLLADMLKEA
- the mtaB gene encoding tRNA (N(6)-L-threonylcarbamoyladenosine(37)-C(2))-methylthiotransferase MtaB, with protein sequence MARGRPRDHDRPGGRRLPGRAAVSGFEAPSVSTRSRRSTSPPSQGRSDVDIVTFGCRLNAYESEVIRKRAAEDGLSDAIVFNTCAVTGEAVRQARQAIRKARRERPGAKVIVTGCAAQIDPDAFAAMDEVDLVLGNAEKSQAGSYAPTAEAGRVRVNDIMSVRETAGHLIDGLKDRARAYVEVQNGCDHRCTFCIIPYGRGNSRSAPAGEVVEQVRRLAGEGYQEVVLTGVDVTSWGADLPGAPTLGQLVGRILKLAPGLPRLRLSSIDAAEIDADLLRLLAEEPRLMPYLHLSLQAGDDMILKRMKRRHSRADALRLVADVRAVRPDVAFGADLIAGFPTETDEMFENTLRLVEEAGLAFLHVFPFSPRPGTPAARMPQLPREVVKARAARLRAAGEAALDRHLEAQVGRTLLGLVERPGFARAEDFTEIAFTGEAAEGAVVALAVTAHDGRRAIARVQERGAA
- the dapF gene encoding diaminopimelate epimerase; this encodes MGRPFLKMNGLGNDFVVVETRSAPFEPTAAQVRAIADRATGIGCDQLIAVDPAEGADAHVRFWNADGEEVGACGNGTRCVGWLLMQSSGKDEAVIETRAGRLVATRAGERLVSVDMGPPRLEWNEIPLAEPHDTRALDVVLYHHADLMAPPGCVSMGNPHVVFFVPDAEQAPAAEAGPAIEGHPLFPEHVNVGFAQVKAPDRIRLRVWERGAGLTKACGTGACAAMVAASRRGLIGRHATMELDGGELFVEWRADGHVIMTGPAAVDFQGELP